The Patescibacteria group bacterium genome segment ACACGATTTTTGAAGTGGTTATAAAAGGAGAAGATACTTCTATCGGCGGCGGCGGTCGTTATGATGGCCTTATTAAACTTTTAGGCGGTCCTGATACGCCGGCAATTGGTTATGCTGGCGGAGTGGAGCGGACTATTGATGCTCTAAAACAACAAACGATTATGGTTCCAGAAACAGCTAAAACCGATGTGTTTGTGGTGCAACTAGGGGATCGAGCCAAAGCCAAAGCTATCGAAATTATTACTAGCTTGGAACAGGCCGGTTTGAGAGTTTCCAGTTTGCTGGGGAAGGGGAATATTCAGTCGCAGCTCGGGGCAGCTAGCCAACTTAATAGTCTTCTGGCAGTTATTATCGGCGATCAGGAAGTGCATGATAAAAATGTGATTTTGCGAGATATGCAGGATCGGTCTCAGGAAACAGTGCTGGATCGGAATATTGTCAAAATGATCATCCAGAAGATAGAAGAAAAAACTGCCATTAAACTCTAGGGTATGGATCAAGAAAAATGGGGCGAGATTTTAGACCGAGTGCAGGCCCAATTTACTGTGTTAGAGGATACTAAAGCACCCGGTGAAGACGAGATCGGCGAAATAGAAACTTTAATTTTTACAGGACCGTTAGGAAAAATTAAATTGCTTTGGATCACCCGGCCGGTCGTGCTGGATAAAAAAATTATTGGCGCCCATCGGCGCGGAACCAGCAGCGCTCAGTATGAATATATTTATTCTCCTACTGAGATCACTCATAAGCTGGAAGCCTATCGGGAAGTAGACGGAGAATGGCAAACTTTTGATAGTAGTGTTTTTTAATTAAGATGAGCGAAGATCAAAATAATTGTGTGTTTTGTAAAGTAGCCCAGGGTGGGGCGATTACTCCCATCCGTTATGAAGACGATGATATTATTGTGGTCGATAATTTGCATCCCGATGCGCCGATCCATATGGTCGTGATCACTAAAAGACATATTATCAGCCTGGCTCATTTGGAGGAATTAGACCGGGATTTAGCTGGCAAGATTTTATTGGTGTGCAAAAAAGTGGCAGCCGATATGCACATAGCGGAAAATGGCTATCGCGTAGTCACTAATATTGGCAAATGGGGTGGCCAAGCTATTCCCCATCTCCATTTCCATGTTTTGGGCGGCGTACCCCTATCAGAAAAAGTCGGGTTAGCTGTGGCGGAGGAAGAACCCCATATTCAAGCAAAAACCATCGAAGAAGCTGTCTAAGATGCAACAGCTCAACCGGTTGAGCCGTTGCCCGACAGACTCCCTTGACTAGACCTGGTTTACAGGCTATCATTTGCTTATGTCTAGCTACGTCAAACGTAAAGAAAAAGAGAGTTTCGAGGCCATGATGCGCCGGTTTAACCGGATGGTGTTGCTATCCAAGTCTTTAACAGAAGCCAAAGAACGGCGGTTTCGGGCGAAACCGGTAACCAAGGGTCAACGGCGAGCCAGCGCAGTGCGCAAGGATAAGATTCGCACGCAAAAGAAGAAAGAGCTTTATTAATTTATGGATATTAAAGCTACGGTCCAGGCCGAATTAGTTGTGGCCATGAAGAATAAGGATGATTTGAAGCTGCAAACCTTACGGCTGCTTTCTAATGCGATTCATAACCAGGAAATAGCTAAAGGCGGCGAGTTAAGTGAAGCCGATCTGCAAACAGTCGTTAAACACGAAGTTAAAAAACGCAAAGAAGCTGTCGAAAGCTACACGGCGGGAGGGAGGCCGGAACAAGCCGCCAAAGAAGCCGCCGAAATGAAAATATTAGAGATTTATTTGCCGGCGGCAATGTCCGAAGCGGAGGTCGTTAAAATAGTTGAAGCAGAGCTAGCGGCTCAGCCCGGGGCAGCAGTGGGCCAGATTATCGGCGCCGTGATGAAAAAAGCCGGTGGCCAGGCCGACGGCAATTTAGTGGCAAAATTAGTTAATAGTAAGTTGGCTAATCGGTAATCAATGTCGCAGGTTTTTATTGGCTATGACGGGTATGGCATTGAAGGGGTGGACGATGAGTTCATCCGTTTTATTTTTGACGTGGTGTTGGGTTCAGCTAATAAAAGTCTGGATAGCGAAGCGGGTTTGATTTTGGCCAACGACGATAAAATGAAATCATTAAATCAGCGCTATCGGGGAAAGGATAAATCAACTAATGTTTTATCTTTCGAAAATAAAGACATAGTCGGCGTGACGCAAGCCCAGTCAGACAAAAATTATTTAGGAGATGTGTATATTAGCTGCGAGACATTAGCACAGGAAGCCAAAGGTTTGCGAATTTCTGACAAAGAGCGCTTTGCTCAATTATTTGTCCACGGATTACTCCATTTATTGGGGTTTGATCATGAACAATCAGCGGATGCTAAAGAGATGGAAAGTCTAGAAGACCGCATTGTCCAGCTGGTGCTGTAACATAGGGGATGATTGGCTAAGCGGGACATCTCGCATATAATAGATAAGAACGTCAACTTTTTAAGGAATAAATAAGCTCTGCATGAGGGAAAAAGTTACCATCGGCATTGATGTGGGTAGTTCGGAGGTTGTGGCTATTATTGGTCATCGCGGCGAAGACGAACTCCATCCCAATATTATCGGCGTCGGAGTCCAGGAGAATTCTGGTCTCAGAAAAGGGGTAGTCACCGATGTCGAAGAAACTGTGGCCGCCATCACGGCAGCTTTAGATAAGGCCGAACGGATGGCGGGAGTTCCGATCGAGAATGCTTATGTCAGCGTTAATGGGGAACATATCCAATCTTCTAATACCCGCGGATTGATTTCCGTAGCCCATCACGAAATCAGTAGCGACGATATTCTGCGAGTGATTGAGAGCGCCCAAACCGTGGCCTTACCAGCCAACCGCGAGATTATCCACGTAGTTCCGCGCACTTTCATTGTGGACGGTCAGGATGGCATCAAAGACCCTATTGGGATGGCCGGGACCCGGCTAGAAGTAGATGCCCATGTCATTACCGGCGCCACCCCCTTTATTAAGAATTTGCAGAAGACAGTGGAACAGGCAGGCGTCAGTATCGCCAATTTTGTCATGGCTCCCTTGGCTGCCAGTAAGGCCGTGCTATCCAAGAAGCAAAAAGAACTCGGGGTAGTGGTGATCGATATCGGGGCTGGCACCACCGGATTAGTCGTTTTTGATGAGGGAGATATTTGCCATTCCGCCGTACTGCCGATCGGTTCATCCCATCTCACTTCGGATATTGCTATTGGGCTCCGGACTTCCCTAGATGTCGCCGAAAAAGTTAAGGTCGAGTATGGTATGGCGAGCTCTGTCATGTTGTCCGACAAAGACACCGTCGATCTTTCGCGGTTTGATAAATCGGAAGACCAAGTTATTTCCAGGCGTTACATTGCCGAAATTATCGAAGCGCGGTTGATGGAAATTTTTATGATGATTAAAGCCGAATTACGCAAAGCCGGAAAAGACGGTATGTTGCCGGCAGGGGCAGTGTTAGTGGGCGGCGGCGCTAAGTTGCCGGGCATTGTTGATTTTGCTAAAGATCATTTAGGTTTGTCGGCGCAAATCGGTTTTCCTATTGAATTGCGGGGAGTGGTCGATCGGTTGGACGATCCGCGGTTTGTCACTGCCATTGGTTTGGTTTTGTGGGGAATGGATGAAACTAGCAACCTATCCGGGTTCACTAGAGAACCTAGTTTTAGCGGAGTGATGGCTCGTTTGAGAAGTTGGTTTAAATAAGTTATCCACAATTTGGGGATTAAAATTAGTGGGGATGGAATATGGCTTTTATGGCTCCCAAAGCCATTTTATAGAAAACCTTTTAATCCTTTTGACTTATCTTTTACTACTCATATATAATAAGAAGTCATTGGGTGGATAACTTGGGGATTGGGTGTGGATTATTTTAAGCCAACAAAATAATGCTTAGGAGGAATAATTATATGGTTTCGCGGAAAATGGTGTCCGATTTTGCGGGCGAAGGGGTGTTCGCTCGAATCAAAGTGGTGGGGGTTGGTGGTGGTGGTTCACATGCCATTAATCGTATGATCGATGCCAATATCAAGGGCGTCGAATTTGTGGCAGTAAATACAGATGCGCAAGATTTACATTATTGCGAAGCGTCCACTAAAATTCATATTGGCCAAACTACCACGCGTGGACTTGGCGCGGGAGCTGATCCGGAAAAAGGCAAGAAATCAGCCGAAGAGAATAAAGAAGATATTTACAATGCGCTCAAAGATGCCGACATGGTCTTTGTGACTTATGGTGCGGGCGGCGGCACTGGCACTGGCGCCGGTCCGGCAGTAGCGGAAATTGCGCGCGAACTAGGAGCCTTAACCGTAGCGGTGGTCACCAAGCCATTTTCTTTCGAGGGTTTGCGGCGCCGGAAAATTGCCGAAGAAGGGATTGAGGAACTTCGCACCAAAGTCGATACGCTGATTGTGATTCCCAACGACCGCCTGTTGCAGGTGATCGATAAAAAAACTTCGCTGTACGATGCCTTCTCGGTGGTCGATGATGTGTTGCGCCAAGGCGTCCAAGGCATTTCTGATTTAATTACTCAGCATGGCATGATCAATGTCGACTTTGCCGATGTCAAAGCCATTATGTCCAATTCCGGTTCCGCTTTGATGGGTATTGGCCGGGGCACTGGCGATAGCCGGACCTTAGAAGCTGCCAAGCAAGCCATCGACAGTCCTCTCTTAGAGCTTTCGATCGACGGAGCGAAAGGCGTTCTCTTTAACATCACCGGCGGTCCCGATCTGGGGATGTACGAAATTGACGAAGCGGCCAGAATTATTACCGAAGCGGCGGATCCGGATGCCAATATTATCTTTGGCGCCGTGATCGATGAAGCGATGCAAGGCGAAGTAAAAATTACTGTAGTAGCGACTGGCTTTGATGATGATATGTACAGTGTCGGTCCAGGCCGGCGCCGGATGGAGCAGCCAGCCCGAGTTGGAGGACAGCCGTCCAAGGAAACTACCGAAGAAGACAAGGACGAGATCGATGTGCCGGCTTTCATCCGCAAAAAAATCAAGTAAATATTCCCCAAGCTCTAATATTTACCCTCCGAGCGCAGTCGAGGAGTCACCTAAAGTACTTCTCGATTACACTCGAAGAATAATAACTTAAAACAGCCTATCCGGGCTGTTTTAAGTAGACTTGTCAATTCCTGCAGTGCTGGCTATAATAGGCCATTCATGGTCGATCATTGATTTTTAAATTAACACTGCCCTAATGGGGTGAAAAAGGGAGGCCACTTATGCCGCCTACGGCTATTAGATTTGTTCCGGTTATTTTTCTGACTCAAGTTCAAAAATTGGCTCAAAAACATGGCCTGCGGGGCCACGCTGATTTCTCTGGGAGCGAAACCTTTGGATCCATCCGGATATACAAACCTATGAAGGAAATGAAAAAAGGGGAGACCGGTTTCTCGGTACGTTTTCCTATTGCCAACAGAAAATCGCTCAATACCCATGAGGTGTATCTCGATATGAATCCCTTGTGGGTAGAGAAATTCATTGTGGACAGTCCGGACTTAGGTATCGCCGCAGGCCACGAAGCAGTGAGCCAGAAAGACATCACTTCAGAGACGATGAATCTTTTTCTCGCAGATGTTGCAGCTCTGTTTGCAGCTGAAACTACTAAGCTTCGGCTTCTCCTCGCCAGCACTGAATAAGATTAGTCTTAGCCTGGCTCTGCACACTAAATCATTACAACAAGACCATGAAAATAAGCGACCTGTTTCTACACAGGTCGTTTTAAATATCTTTCAACAAACTTTTCTGGCTGGGGGCGAGTTTTTTCTTGCTATCTTGGCGACACAAGATATTGGGGGTAAGTTAGGAATTAGATATCAACATAGTGTAGATTTATGCGTTGCCCCGCCTGTAAACAAGGAGACACGGCTGTCATTGATTCCCGTGAAAGCGACGAAGCCGATAGTATTCGCCGCCGGCGCGAGTGTACCACCTGCCATTACCGTTTTACTACCTATGAAAGATTTGAAGTGCCCAATTTAATGGTAGTGAAAAAAAGCGGGGCGCGGGAAATGTTTGATCGCCATAAACTTTCTCGGGGAATTTATAAGGCCTTTGAAAAACGCAACGTCAGTCCGGACAAAATTGAAATAATGATTGATAGTATTGTCCGGGAAATTATGGAAAAATATGATGTAGAGATTCAAAGCACCGTCATCGGGGAAATGGTGCTGGAACGAATCAAGCAACTAGACAAGGTGGCCTACATTCGGTTCGCGTCAGTCTATCGGGAGTTTGTGGATTTAGCAGCTTTTCAAGAAGAGATCAAAAAATTAATTAGCAGATAATAATTACTACTTAGGAGGTGGTATGGCAGTAACTCGCACGGGAGTTAAGTTGGTGTCGCGGTATTTTACGAGAGAGGGTGAGAATGTTTTTGATAAAGAAGAATGGGGGAAGCGCCGAGCCTATTTATTTGATAGTAAGGCCAATCAGGTTTTAATTGATTGGGAAGTCGAGGCGCCGGTGGCCTGGTCAGATACCGCCGTCAATATTGCCGCCTGGAAATATTTCCGGCGCAAGGGCGTACCAACTCCGGAAGGCCGCGAGATGAGCGTCCGCCAAATGATCGATCGGGTGGCTTTGGCGATTACTCAAGCCGGAAAAAAATTAGGTTATTTTTCCGATGACGAAGAAACCCAAACTTTTTACGACGAAATAGCGCATTTATTGCTGTTGCAAAAAGCAGCTTTCAATTCACCGGTCTGGTTTAACGTGGGTATTTTCGAAAAATACGGCATTACCAGAACTACGGACACTAATTTTTATTACTACAATCCCGACACGGACAAAGTTGAGGATTCGCTCGATAATTATGAACACCCGCAGTGCAGCGCCTGTTTTATTCAATCCATCAAAGACACATTAGAAGATATTTTTGATTTAGTTAAGCGCGAATCGCGGCTGTTTAAATGGGGCTCCGGCACGGGCACTAATTTTTCGACGCTACGCTCGCGGCTCGAACGATTATCGACTGGCGGCAACCCTTCGGGGCTGATATCCTTCCTAAAAGTTTTAGATGCGGGAGCTGGTGCCACCAAGTCCGGCGGCATTACCCGGCGGGCGGCTAAAATGGTCATCGTTAATATCGATCATCCTGAAATCGAAGACTTTATTAAATGGAAAGCCAAAGAAGAAGAAAAAGCCCAGGCTTTAATCCGGGAAGGCTATGATGCCGATTTCAACGGCGAGGCTTATCACACCGTGGCAGGGCAAAATTCGAATAATTCGATTCGGGTGACCGATGAATTTATGCAAGCTTACTTAGCGGACGAAGACTGGCAGACCAAAGCCGTGACTAATGGCGAGGTGATCCAGACTTACAAAGCGAAAGAC includes the following:
- a CDS encoding HIT domain-containing protein — encoded protein: MSEDQNNCVFCKVAQGGAITPIRYEDDDIIVVDNLHPDAPIHMVVITKRHIISLAHLEELDRDLAGKILLVCKKVAADMHIAENGYRVVTNIGKWGGQAIPHLHFHVLGGVPLSEKVGLAVAEEEPHIQAKTIEEAV
- a CDS encoding 30S ribosomal protein S21, encoding MSSYVKRKEKESFEAMMRRFNRMVLLSKSLTEAKERRFRAKPVTKGQRRASAVRKDKIRTQKKKELY
- a CDS encoding GatB/YqeY domain-containing protein, which codes for MDIKATVQAELVVAMKNKDDLKLQTLRLLSNAIHNQEIAKGGELSEADLQTVVKHEVKKRKEAVESYTAGGRPEQAAKEAAEMKILEIYLPAAMSEAEVVKIVEAELAAQPGAAVGQIIGAVMKKAGGQADGNLVAKLVNSKLANR
- the ybeY gene encoding rRNA maturation RNase YbeY, which gives rise to MSQVFIGYDGYGIEGVDDEFIRFIFDVVLGSANKSLDSEAGLILANDDKMKSLNQRYRGKDKSTNVLSFENKDIVGVTQAQSDKNYLGDVYISCETLAQEAKGLRISDKERFAQLFVHGLLHLLGFDHEQSADAKEMESLEDRIVQLVL
- the ftsA gene encoding cell division protein FtsA, which translates into the protein MREKVTIGIDVGSSEVVAIIGHRGEDELHPNIIGVGVQENSGLRKGVVTDVEETVAAITAALDKAERMAGVPIENAYVSVNGEHIQSSNTRGLISVAHHEISSDDILRVIESAQTVALPANREIIHVVPRTFIVDGQDGIKDPIGMAGTRLEVDAHVITGATPFIKNLQKTVEQAGVSIANFVMAPLAASKAVLSKKQKELGVVVIDIGAGTTGLVVFDEGDICHSAVLPIGSSHLTSDIAIGLRTSLDVAEKVKVEYGMASSVMLSDKDTVDLSRFDKSEDQVISRRYIAEIIEARLMEIFMMIKAELRKAGKDGMLPAGAVLVGGGAKLPGIVDFAKDHLGLSAQIGFPIELRGVVDRLDDPRFVTAIGLVLWGMDETSNLSGFTREPSFSGVMARLRSWFK
- the ftsZ gene encoding cell division protein FtsZ; amino-acid sequence: MVSRKMVSDFAGEGVFARIKVVGVGGGGSHAINRMIDANIKGVEFVAVNTDAQDLHYCEASTKIHIGQTTTRGLGAGADPEKGKKSAEENKEDIYNALKDADMVFVTYGAGGGTGTGAGPAVAEIARELGALTVAVVTKPFSFEGLRRRKIAEEGIEELRTKVDTLIVIPNDRLLQVIDKKTSLYDAFSVVDDVLRQGVQGISDLITQHGMINVDFADVKAIMSNSGSALMGIGRGTGDSRTLEAAKQAIDSPLLELSIDGAKGVLFNITGGPDLGMYEIDEAARIITEAADPDANIIFGAVIDEAMQGEVKITVVATGFDDDMYSVGPGRRRMEQPARVGGQPSKETTEEDKDEIDVPAFIRKKIK
- the nrdR gene encoding transcriptional regulator NrdR, which codes for MRCPACKQGDTAVIDSRESDEADSIRRRRECTTCHYRFTTYERFEVPNLMVVKKSGAREMFDRHKLSRGIYKAFEKRNVSPDKIEIMIDSIVREIMEKYDVEIQSTVIGEMVLERIKQLDKVAYIRFASVYREFVDLAAFQEEIKKLISR